From the Lysobacter sp. FW306-1B-D06B genome, one window contains:
- a CDS encoding DNA primase, producing MTEVAFDLEWELLGETGSSEGAGLVTERAQVFGGWLVRTRTTGGQVSMAFVADDQFRWDGEDFGDEYEEEDEDAEEDEEDEDEESEEDEEDEK from the coding sequence ATGACTGAAGTGGCTTTTGATCTCGAGTGGGAATTGCTGGGCGAGACCGGTTCGTCCGAAGGTGCAGGCCTGGTGACCGAGCGCGCGCAGGTGTTCGGCGGCTGGCTGGTGCGCACGCGCACGACCGGCGGGCAGGTCTCGATGGCGTTCGTGGCCGACGACCAGTTCCGCTGGGACGGTGAGGATTTCGGCGACGAGTACGAGGAAGAGGACGAAGACGCCGAAGAGGACGAGGAAGACGAGGACGAAGAGTCCGAGGAAGACGAAGAGGACGAGAAGTAA
- a CDS encoding GNAT family N-acetyltransferase, which yields MQLRRATSADADVLSALSAACFTETFGHLYPPEDLRHFLHEAYSVAEWASLLSDEAYATWLLEVDGVAVGYATAGACALPHDDVQPGDGELKRLYVLREHHNGGWGSRLFDAAQAWLLRDGPRTLWIGVWSENLGAQRFYARHGFERVGDYDFVVGSTRDHEFILRRAAAVD from the coding sequence ATGCAACTGCGCCGCGCGACGTCTGCCGATGCCGACGTGCTGTCGGCGCTGTCCGCGGCATGCTTCACCGAAACCTTCGGCCATCTGTACCCGCCGGAGGATCTGCGTCACTTCCTGCACGAGGCCTATTCCGTTGCGGAATGGGCCTCGCTGCTTTCCGATGAGGCGTATGCGACCTGGCTGCTGGAGGTCGACGGCGTGGCGGTCGGCTATGCGACGGCCGGCGCCTGCGCATTGCCGCACGACGACGTGCAACCCGGCGACGGCGAGCTCAAGCGCCTGTACGTGCTGCGCGAACACCACAACGGTGGCTGGGGCTCGCGCCTGTTCGATGCGGCGCAGGCGTGGCTGCTGCGCGACGGACCGCGCACGCTGTGGATCGGCGTGTGGAGCGAAAACCTGGGTGCGCAGCGGTTCTATGCCCGGCACGGGTTCGAGCGGGTGGGGGACTACGACTTCGTGGTCGGGAGCACCCGGGACCACGAATTCATCCTGCGCAGGGCGGCAGCTGTCGACTAG
- a CDS encoding PhzF family phenazine biosynthesis isomerase, whose translation MEPLRLYRIDAFTTHPGQGNAAGVVTNATGLDEARMQAIAAELGHSETAFVLPARDSGHDMHIRYFTPTTEVPVCGHATVGAHFALALEGAAPGVRRQLTGAGVQSVETRRDADGIVVRIQQNPPTFSQPLSPDLVHELALALGLALDEFDRRGPVQFVSTGHGKLMIPIRSRARLHALRPDMTRLAALDERTGSRGYFVFTLDSEDGGDALTHGRMFAPGIGIHEDPVTGNANGPMGAWLVKHGLIDTRNGEVRFRARQRTGEGRGGFMDVTVTVDDGEPVAVAIEGRAVLGERMERTVEVA comes from the coding sequence ATGGAACCGCTGCGCCTGTACCGCATCGACGCGTTCACCACGCATCCCGGCCAAGGCAACGCCGCTGGCGTCGTCACCAACGCCACCGGCCTGGACGAAGCCCGGATGCAGGCCATCGCGGCCGAACTGGGCCATTCGGAGACCGCCTTCGTCCTGCCCGCGCGCGACTCCGGGCACGACATGCACATCCGCTACTTCACGCCCACGACCGAAGTGCCCGTGTGCGGCCACGCGACGGTCGGCGCGCATTTCGCGCTGGCGCTGGAAGGCGCCGCGCCCGGCGTGCGCCGGCAGCTCACCGGCGCGGGTGTGCAGTCGGTGGAAACGCGCCGCGACGCGGATGGGATCGTCGTGCGCATACAGCAGAATCCGCCGACGTTCAGCCAGCCGCTGTCGCCGGACCTGGTGCACGAACTTGCCCTCGCGCTCGGTCTCGCTCTGGACGAGTTCGATCGGCGCGGTCCGGTGCAGTTCGTCAGCACCGGCCACGGCAAATTGATGATTCCGATCCGAAGCCGCGCGCGCCTGCATGCGCTGCGGCCGGACATGACGCGCCTGGCCGCACTGGACGAGCGCACGGGCTCCCGGGGCTACTTCGTCTTCACGCTCGATTCCGAAGACGGCGGCGACGCGTTGACGCACGGGCGCATGTTCGCGCCGGGCATCGGCATCCACGAGGATCCGGTGACCGGCAACGCGAACGGTCCGATGGGCGCGTGGCTGGTGAAACACGGGCTGATCGACACGCGAAACGGCGAAGTGCGATTCCGCGCGCGCCAGCGCACCGGCGAAGGACGCGGTGGCTTCATGGACGTCACGGTCACTGTCGACGACGGCGAGCCGGTGGCGGTGGCGATCGAAGGCCGTGCGGTGCTCGGCGAGCGGATGGAGCGGACGGTCGAAGTGGCGTAG
- a CDS encoding zinc ribbon domain-containing protein — translation MPIYAFECAACGHTFDRLQKLSDADPAQCPACGEPQVRRQLTAPQFRLAGGGWYETDFKKDGDKKRNLAGEGGSGSAAGGSKPAESKPAEAKPAEKKPDPPAKA, via the coding sequence ATGCCGATCTATGCCTTCGAGTGCGCCGCCTGCGGCCACACCTTCGACCGTCTGCAGAAGCTGTCGGACGCCGATCCGGCGCAGTGCCCGGCCTGCGGCGAGCCGCAGGTGCGCCGCCAGCTGACCGCGCCGCAGTTCCGCCTCGCCGGCGGCGGCTGGTACGAGACCGACTTCAAGAAGGACGGCGACAAGAAGCGCAACCTGGCGGGCGAGGGCGGCTCGGGGTCCGCCGCCGGCGGGAGCAAGCCCGCCGAATCCAAGCCCGCCGAAGCCAAGCCGGCCGAGAAGAAGCCCGACCCGCCGGCCAAGGCCTGA
- a CDS encoding ABC-F family ATP-binding cassette domain-containing protein: MISFRNFALRRGERLLLSNVDLSLHAGWRVGVIGRNGTGKSSLFAALQGHVEADKGDIDIPARVRIASVAQETPALDDPALDFVLSGDAAVYAAIVKERDAMAREDWEAVADAHHLLEELGGYDATARAGKLLHGLGFTPDTHERAVKEFSGGWRVRLNLARALMTPSDLLLLDEPTNHLDLDAVLWLEQWLLKYPGTLLLISHDREFLDEITTHTLHLHDGKGKLYTGDYTAFERQRAEHLRLQQITHEKVQAERAHLQSFIDRFSASAAKAKQAQSRVKRLAKMANTEAVRVERALRIEFPAPAKLPHALLRVTHADCGYGDHTVLHQIGFILEAGDRVALLGPNGAGKSTLVKSLVGELPLLSGERGGHPDLRIGYFAQHTVESLQEGRTPIDHLADIAPGVATQQLRDFLGKWNFPGDRAFESVDAFSGGERARLALALIAWLKPNVLLLDEPTNHLDLDMREALAEALASFDGAIVLVSHDRHLIGLVCETFWRVADGVAQPFDGDLDAYAVWLRTRDSAAERPKAPVAAAPAAKTVAKAPKVNAHKLAQAEARVAELESKLHTLDMDLADPDRYAGGGTDAAALSKQRDQVAAQLADAEEALLALYG; the protein is encoded by the coding sequence GTGATCTCCTTCCGCAATTTCGCCCTGCGCCGGGGCGAGCGCCTGCTGCTGTCCAACGTCGACCTCTCCCTGCACGCCGGCTGGCGCGTGGGCGTGATCGGGCGCAACGGCACCGGCAAGTCGTCGCTGTTCGCCGCCCTGCAGGGCCATGTCGAGGCCGACAAGGGCGACATCGACATCCCCGCGCGCGTGCGCATCGCCAGCGTCGCGCAGGAGACTCCCGCGCTGGACGATCCGGCGCTGGACTTCGTCCTCTCCGGCGATGCCGCGGTGTACGCGGCGATCGTCAAGGAGCGCGACGCGATGGCGCGCGAGGACTGGGAGGCGGTCGCCGATGCGCACCATCTGCTGGAGGAGCTCGGCGGCTACGATGCCACCGCGCGCGCCGGCAAGCTGCTGCACGGGCTGGGCTTCACGCCCGACACGCACGAGCGCGCGGTGAAGGAGTTCTCCGGCGGCTGGCGCGTGCGCCTGAACCTGGCGCGTGCGCTGATGACGCCGTCGGATCTGCTGCTGCTCGACGAACCGACCAACCACCTCGACCTCGACGCGGTGCTGTGGCTGGAACAGTGGCTGCTGAAGTACCCGGGCACGCTGCTGCTGATCTCGCACGATCGCGAGTTCCTCGACGAGATCACCACGCACACGCTCCACCTGCACGACGGCAAGGGCAAGCTCTACACGGGCGATTACACCGCCTTCGAGCGCCAGCGCGCCGAGCACCTGCGCCTGCAGCAGATCACCCACGAAAAGGTGCAGGCCGAGCGCGCCCACCTGCAAAGCTTCATCGACCGCTTCAGCGCCAGCGCGGCCAAGGCCAAGCAGGCGCAGTCGCGCGTCAAGCGCCTGGCCAAGATGGCCAACACCGAAGCCGTGCGCGTGGAGCGTGCGTTGCGGATCGAGTTCCCGGCGCCGGCAAAGTTGCCGCACGCGTTGCTGCGCGTGACGCATGCCGATTGCGGTTACGGCGATCACACCGTGCTGCACCAGATCGGCTTCATCCTCGAAGCCGGCGATCGTGTGGCACTGCTGGGGCCCAACGGTGCGGGCAAGTCGACGCTGGTGAAGTCGCTCGTCGGCGAATTGCCGCTGCTCAGCGGCGAGCGCGGCGGCCATCCGGACCTGCGCATCGGCTACTTCGCCCAGCACACGGTGGAATCGCTGCAGGAAGGCCGCACGCCCATCGACCACCTGGCCGACATCGCGCCGGGCGTGGCGACGCAGCAGCTGCGCGACTTCCTGGGCAAGTGGAATTTCCCGGGCGACCGTGCGTTCGAGTCGGTGGATGCGTTCTCCGGCGGCGAGCGCGCGCGGTTGGCGCTGGCGCTGATCGCCTGGCTCAAGCCCAACGTGCTGCTGCTCGACGAACCGACGAACCACCTCGACCTGGACATGCGCGAAGCGCTGGCCGAGGCGCTGGCGAGTTTCGACGGCGCGATCGTGCTGGTTTCGCACGATCGCCATCTCATCGGCCTGGTGTGCGAGACGTTCTGGCGCGTGGCCGATGGCGTCGCGCAGCCGTTCGACGGCGACCTCGACGCTTATGCGGTGTGGCTACGCACGCGCGACAGCGCGGCCGAGCGGCCGAAGGCGCCGGTCGCCGCTGCGCCCGCAGCGAAGACGGTCGCAAAGGCTCCCAAGGTCAACGCACACAAGCTGGCGCAGGCCGAGGCGCGCGTCGCCGAACTGGAATCGAAGCTGCATACGCTGGACATGGATCTGGCCGATCCGGATCGCTATGCCGGCGGTGGCACCGATGCGGCGGCGCTGTCGAAGCAGCGCGATCAGGTGGCTGCGCAGCTGGCCGATGCGGAAGAGGCGTTGCTGGCGTTGTACGGCTGA
- the aspS gene encoding aspartate--tRNA ligase — protein sequence MRTHFCGLVDEALIGQTVTLCGWADVARNLGGLCFIDLRDHEGIVQIVAEPTTDAALGAGEANAAVIATAANVGYEDCLRVTGVVRKRESVNNKIRTGQVEVVATRIEVLNKAEPLPFHAHENAGEDIRLKYRYLDLRRPEMQQMMRTRIKLVQALRRYLDSRGFQDIETPILTKATPEGARDFLVPARMHPGEFYALPQSPQLFKQILMMAGFDRYYQIARCFRDEALRADRQLEFTQLDMEFAWVSERDVQDLVEEMIRAVFREVMDVELAAQFPRMTYAEAMRRYGSDKPDLRIALEFTDIAELVKNCEFKVFTDWANHEDGRVVALRVPGASTLSRKQIDDYAAHAAKYGAKGLAWMKIEDAAKGREGVNSPIAKFLDDATLAAIVQATGATTGDAIFFGAATYKSASDFMGALRLKLGNDLGLVAEGWAPLWVTDFPMFEWDEEEGRYVALHHPFTAPAVDSIDDLRANAKTAVSRGYDMVLNGNEIGGGSIRIHNSQMQSAVFELLGIGAEEAEGKFGFLLDALRFGAPPHGGIAFGIDRIAALMAGTESIRDVIAFPKTTTAQCLMTGAPSPVPDVQLAEVHIQVRPKEGK from the coding sequence ATGCGTACCCATTTCTGCGGCCTCGTCGACGAGGCCCTGATCGGCCAGACCGTCACCCTTTGCGGCTGGGCCGACGTCGCCCGCAACCTCGGCGGCCTGTGCTTCATCGACCTGCGCGACCACGAGGGCATCGTGCAGATCGTGGCCGAGCCGACCACGGACGCGGCGCTGGGCGCGGGCGAGGCCAACGCGGCCGTCATCGCGACCGCGGCGAACGTGGGTTACGAGGACTGCCTGCGCGTCACCGGCGTGGTGCGCAAGCGTGAGTCGGTCAACAACAAGATCCGGACCGGCCAGGTCGAAGTCGTCGCGACCCGGATCGAGGTGCTGAACAAGGCCGAGCCGCTGCCGTTCCACGCCCACGAGAACGCGGGCGAGGACATCCGCCTGAAGTACCGCTACCTGGACCTGCGCCGCCCCGAGATGCAGCAGATGATGCGCACGCGCATCAAGCTGGTGCAGGCACTGCGCCGCTACCTGGATTCGCGCGGCTTCCAGGACATCGAGACGCCGATCCTGACCAAGGCGACACCGGAAGGCGCGCGCGACTTCCTCGTGCCGGCGCGCATGCATCCGGGCGAGTTCTACGCGCTGCCGCAGTCGCCGCAGCTGTTCAAGCAGATCCTGATGATGGCGGGCTTCGATCGCTACTATCAGATCGCGCGCTGCTTCCGCGACGAAGCGCTTCGCGCCGACCGCCAGCTCGAGTTCACCCAGCTCGACATGGAGTTCGCGTGGGTGTCCGAGCGCGACGTGCAGGACCTGGTGGAAGAAATGATCCGCGCCGTGTTCCGCGAAGTGATGGACGTCGAGCTGGCGGCGCAGTTCCCGCGCATGACCTACGCCGAAGCGATGCGTCGCTACGGTTCGGACAAGCCGGACCTGCGGATCGCGCTGGAGTTCACCGACATTGCCGAGCTCGTCAAGAACTGCGAGTTCAAGGTCTTCACCGACTGGGCCAACCACGAGGACGGCCGCGTGGTCGCGCTGCGCGTTCCGGGCGCCTCGACGTTGAGCCGCAAGCAGATCGACGACTACGCCGCGCACGCCGCCAAGTACGGCGCCAAGGGCCTGGCGTGGATGAAGATCGAGGACGCCGCCAAGGGCCGCGAGGGCGTCAATTCGCCGATCGCCAAGTTCCTCGACGACGCGACGCTGGCCGCCATCGTGCAGGCCACCGGCGCCACGACGGGCGATGCGATCTTCTTCGGCGCGGCCACGTACAAGTCCGCCAGCGATTTCATGGGCGCGCTGCGCCTGAAGCTCGGCAATGACCTGGGCCTGGTCGCGGAAGGCTGGGCGCCGCTGTGGGTCACCGACTTCCCGATGTTCGAGTGGGACGAGGAAGAAGGCCGCTACGTCGCGCTGCATCACCCGTTCACCGCGCCGGCGGTCGATTCGATCGACGACCTGCGCGCCAACGCGAAGACCGCCGTGTCGCGCGGCTACGACATGGTGCTCAACGGCAACGAGATCGGCGGCGGTTCGATCCGCATCCATAACTCGCAGATGCAGAGCGCGGTGTTCGAATTGCTCGGCATCGGCGCGGAAGAGGCGGAAGGCAAGTTCGGCTTCCTGCTCGACGCGCTGCGCTTCGGCGCGCCGCCGCACGGCGGCATCGCCTTCGGCATCGACCGCATCGCCGCGCTGATGGCGGGCACCGAGTCGATCCGCGACGTCATCGCGTTCCCCAAGACCACCACTGCGCAGTGCCTGATGACCGGCGCCCCGTCGCCGGTGCCGGACGTCCAGCTGGCGGAAGTGCACATCCAGGTTCGACCCAAAGAAGGGAAGTAA